GTTCTCAGCCTGGAAAACATATTAACAGACGCATGACATACCCATATACAGACTATGCCCTAAGGACAGATGATTCATTTGAAAACATGGTTGATGAGGTCCATCATCATGAGGGGCCACATCCATTTCATGGCAGCAGTGTTGGCATGGTTTCTCAATTCCCTCTAGATTATATGCATTTGGTTTGTTTAGGTGTGGTTAGGCGCTTGCTGAATATTTGGCTCAGGGGTCCTCTGAATTTCAGAGTACCTGCAAACATAGCAGATAGAATGTCTGCTAAACTAGTAGAAATGCGTTCCTATATTCCAGTGGAGTTTGCCCGAAAGCCCAGAACGCTGAGGGAATTAGATCGCTGGAAGGCCACTGAATTTAGGCAGTTTCTGCTGTACACCGGACCTGTAGTGTTGGGTACCTTTCTGGACCGAAATATGTACAGCAATTTCATGCTGCTGTTCTCTGGTACTGCCATTTTAGTAAGTCCTAGACTGTCCTGCCACACACAGTATGCTCGCACCTTGCTTAGATCTTTTGTTTCTCACTTTGGTGAAATATATGGCAAAGATCAACTTGTTTATAATGTACATGCTTTGGTTCATCTGGCAGATGAAGTACAACGACATGGTTGTCTTGACGCATTTTCTGCATTTCCCTATGAAAGTTACCTGAACAAGCTAAAAAGGCTTGTTAGAAAACCAGACTTTCCCCTTGCCCAAATTATTCGTCGATTGTCAGAGATGAGAATTACTGACACTCCTTTAAATGGTACCTCttttaaaaaacagcattttgttGGGCCACTTGTAGATGGACTGTCAGTGAAAGCACAGTATGGTGAGATGGCATGTGACAAGTGGACGGTTAAAGTTTCAACCGGGGATAACGTGTTTGTCATTGGTAATGAGATTTGCATCATACATAACATTGTGGAATGCAGTGATGGAGTGTACGTAGTATACAAAGAATTTTCAGAGAAGTCTTTGTTCTTCACATACCCATTCAATTCTGAATATCTGAATATTCATATAATTTCACAAACATCAGATACACTCAAGTGTGTTAAAGCTTCAGAGCTTGTCCAGAAATGTGTTGCTTTACCTCATAGGGATGGTTTTGTGGCCATACCCTTATTTCATACATTTTAGGAATGTCTCACGCTACAGtgagaaacaacaaaaactccacaggttaaagggatagttcacccaaaaatgaaaatttgatgtttatctgcttacccccagcgcatccaagatgtaggtgactttgtttcttcagtcgaacgcaaattatgatttttaactgcaaccgctgcagtctgtcagtcaaataatagcagtggatgggaacttctactataagagtaaatagaacttgcttagacaaatccaaattaaaccctgcggctcgtgacgacacattgatgtcctaagacacgaaacgatcggtttgtgtgagaaaccgaacagtatttatataatttattacctctaatacaccactatgtccaacttcgttcagcatcctgttagtgaggtcaaaaaacgcgttctgatgacggaagtgatgtctcgcccatatacttcaatgagtgctagacattacttccgttgtcagagcgcgatcagacctcaccaaccggaagctgaacgaagttggacatagtggtgtattagaggtaataaattatataaatactgttcggtttctcgcacaaactgaacgtttcgtgtcttaggacatcaatgtgtcgccacgagctgcagggtttcatttggatttgtctaagcaagttttatttactcttatagtagaagttcccatccactgctattatttgactgacagactgcagcgattgtagttaaaaatcataatttgcgttcgactgaagaaacaaagtcacctacatcttggatgcactgggggtaagcagatacacatcaaattttcatttttagcttGTATGTTTTTTCCTAGGGGAGAATGATAGTGGTAGTATTGATGGTAGTTTTAGTTTGTAGTAGTTAGAGCTCTTGTGTTCATATATTAGCAGTAGAATTGATGCAGTTGCACAATAGTTTTGACTGGACAAGTGTTTATGCAAAATTAGGAACAGACACAGTGACAAAAGACATCACCATGCATCACCACAAACACTGCAGTTTGAAACTGGATAACAATTGTCTGTAAGTACTTTGTGTAGTGAGTTGCTTGTGTTcaaagtcatttttatttatacagtacagattgtttcaaagtaacTTCGCAGTAAGTTGACAGTTCATTGTTGATTCAGTTGAGCTTAATAAGGCCACATTTGAACTGCAATTCCGATTTGTTGaccatattatatttttattggaTGACCAGCTTACATCTTCTTTTTAAAAGTGACCCACATGCAATTACACTATGCACTTGGTAACAAAAGGTAGACGTACTGACCCAGAAAACCTTAGGCTGAAAAGAAAGTAAAAACGGCATAATCAGCAAAAcattgggtctcattcactaacaGTTCTTCTCACAAAAACTTTCCAGCTAATTCACAACACATTCATACGCCACAACAATAATTGATTAATAATGATGGctatataatttcttttattaATAACAATTGTTTCAGATCTTcttgaaacaaaaaaagttatatttctGTGTTGCTGTTtgtttctttccttccttctcGGTTAAGGATGTTCCACTTAATCGAGTTCCTGATCAACAAAACGGTAGCAGTGGTGCCACAAACGTGGTGCAGAGATGGAGTTGTCTATTGGCCAAACTACCGAAATGATGAAAGAGTAAACAGGGCAGTGAAAAATTCGGAGGAGCCGGGACCTGACTGGAAAACATATGATGTCAGAGTTATTAAAACATGTGGtatgctatttatttattttttaaaatgactattgtaagcaaatatcaaaatattttgaccttatataattgaaaaaaaaatccttttaatCAGTGTCATACTGTTCTGTTGTGTATAATGTTCTTTTTTGCTATGATAATTTGAAACTACTGAAGTTTAacacatatttaattttaagatgaCTACTTTGAGGCACAACGACTCTTAAAGAAATCTCTGATGTGTAACACATCAGATCTACAGTctgaagaggaagaggaggagataAGACCAAAAAGAAGGCCAAAGCCAATGttagtatatacatatattatccTTTATATTCTACATTAACTTTTTGGCCTCTATATTTTctcaaaaacataatttagtatAAAATCAGAATACTCTTAACACAACTACAACAGGATTGCCATGACATTCTCAATCAGTTACACTAATTTATAACTTAAGTTCTTAGGCCagtgaaaatgtttttgtaattattaataAGAGCAGATCAAGAGTTTTAATTTTCAACCCTgattgttgtatttttttcaaccCACTTTATAGTCATTTCTTTGGAGACACAGATAATGACAGTGAGGAAGAAGGTCATCCTCATAAAAAGAGAGCCAGGGGTCCAGCCAAACTCTTAACCGAACCACCAGCTCCTGTTATCTCGCCACCAGCTCCTGTTATATCAACACCACCTTTTATCCCAAGTAGCAGCACACCTGCTCCTCTTCCACCCACTTCACCAAacctcaaacatgacacacttcttacacacatattactagactaacctaattaaaacaatgattacaagagaaagaaaatgcataagggaatacaaacatataatgcattgaatccaacatgttagtaatcacatcatagcatgtgttattctgaatatagtttaaaatgatgTTTCAATGATTGTCCATTTGAGATTGAGTCTATAAGAATAGGGTCTATAAGAGTCACTTGTGACCGGGTCAAAAGGGATTCCTAATCAGGGGATGTCTGTGTGGATCCATTGTGCTTTTAGGTCCATTAATTAATGTTTCCTGTTCcatccgataatacaagaggtttttgtgagagaatcaatagttTTAACATGATCAGACCCCACGTGATAGGTTTTGATTAGTTTACTGCTGATGAGCTGAGAGGTTCTCAAGACAGCCTTCTTTGTTAAACGAAAtcacgtcatcacttctgttaaggctGGAGGTCTTGGGGTCAGGAAATGGACCTGTTggtcaaatgaagctttgtaTGGTCACATTCCTGGTTTATAAAGTCATTCGGTAAGTTCTGTCGAGTGATGCCCTACACTGGATTCATATCTGTTTACTTGATGATTTATGTGATGTTTCTCCTGGTATTGGTTTGTCCTTTAGCACCAGCTGAAGGAGACGCAGAGGTCAttccagcagaggatccagcagagagagaaagatcttcagcagctgagagaggctgtggagtctcataaggtgagtctggagaagaagagaagtttgagaagtctcagtcaggactcactgaagccactgtgtgattgtgatgtgtgtcctaacagcgctctgcacagacagcagtggaggacagtgagaagatcttcactgagctcatcccCTCCATTGAGAAAAGCCGCTCTGAGGCCACACAGtggatcagagatcaggaaaagactgcagtgagtcgagctgaaggacgactggagcgactggagcaggagatcaatgatctgaggaggagagatgctgagctggagcagctttcacacacacaggatcacatccatttcctgcaggtaacagagatctagaagaacaggatcatagTACGGTCACACAAAACGAGACATGAACACACAACTATGAGAAAAACTCATAAGCTGCGTTCACACAAAACATACACGAACATGCAGCCGGTGAACACTCACAGACTGCGTGTTCACACAGACCACGACATGAAAGCGTGCGGCAGGTGCAAACAACCGAGTGCTACACAGGACATGACAACACAAGAGCGCCTGGCCAATGAAAACATAAACCAAACACTCCAAAACACATGAGACAAGGGCGCACGGCGAGTGAGAGACCACAAAACCTGTGCACTCACAATAAAGACAGAACAGGGAGCGCGAGTATCTAAACCCCGACATGAAACCGAAACTGAACTAGACATGAGTGCCGGGATTCGTACACCATATCCCCAACGTGAAACATGACATGCAGACAAGAAAAAATTGCCAGAACCCTGACAGTAAGGCTGTATAATAGCAATGCTGGGTTAGGGTGTGTGCTAAGAGTCCTTGTGAATTCCAGAGCTGctcaaaagttataaataatGGTTAATCTACTTGTTGCTTTTGATCTGCTTTACTGATCAAATCTTCTCAACCCTGCCACGCCATTGATGAACTTGatctgttacatttttttttgtcagatgtTTGTTCATCCAAGTGTTTTCCTAGAAAGTTCACATAGTGTAAGTTAAAAACGCTAGAAATTATAGCTCTAACATGATataatcaagtcaagtcacctttatttatatataacgcTTTTTGCAATGcaaattgtgtcaaagcagctttacagtgataagtggcaaataattatgaaaagaaaagaaattaaggattttgatgaaaacattccaggattattcccgttatagtggacttcaattgggcccaaacagttgaaggtcaaaattacagtttcagtgcaccttcaaagggctttaataccagacgagaaataagggaaCTGTAATTTTGGGGCCAAtcgaagtccactataaggagaataatcctgggatgttttcatcaaaaaccttaatttcttttcgactgaagaaagaaggacatggacatcttggatgacatgggggtgagtaaattatcaggaaatttttatttgaaagtgaactaatcatttaagcTTTGATTTCTCttttctgtagagtttccagtctctctcagctcctTCTGAATCTACAGACATAAATGATGATCCCTTcagttttctctcttcttttgATGGCGTGAGAGAATCTGTCCTtcagctgagagacaaactggaggatttctgcaaagaggaactcaagaagatctctgacagaggtaaagtcctggagattcatctgctctcagaaaTGATCCTCCATCATCTCATATCATGTAGAACATCATATCAGAAATGTCTTAGGAACGGATGCAGGGATCATTTTCTcttgacatgataatcacactcttcatgtctgttgatttccacagtcactttcaccaacattgttcccaggaccaggaacgacttcctacaatgtaagtcactaagaaaacaagcagaaaaactCACTGAGTGGTTCATGTTCTTCCTGTAGAAGGtgaaagaaaacatgacagaagagTTTTGTAGTTGAtcatgtaaatgatgatttaCACAGGATATGCTGCTGACATATTGAACattgactgcatttatttgataaaaaatacagtaatgtgaaATATCCCTATGATTTTAAAGAACcatttctatttgaaataatttaaaaatgtaaaataaccaTGTGGAATGTGTGGAGGTCTTTTATATCCACAatttttgatgaacagaaaaatttaaatagaaatataaaaatgtgattaattttAAATTGATTATAATAGAAgtgtttattaacattataaatgtcttcactgttaAATTTtgtactgcacattttgcacatTTACAAAAATGGGACAGAGAGCATAACTATATCATACTTAATAATATCCAAAAAAGCAAGATTTGAATGGAATGAACTCGTGACTTTTACAAATATGTAAATCAGGACAGCACTGAACTAGGGATTCgacatatttttcaaaacagGATATCTTCTAAAACTAAGCGCTAAATAGGATTATTTTTTTCACTGAAAGCCAATTAAAAACATTCATCCAAGATTTAGATGAATTCttaagttccctttcagtcattCTCTATTACCTCAAGAAAGGTGGAGTTCCCTTGCATATTCCCCATTGTGGCACCCTCCATGGTGGCCAACAGGAGAGGTCCACATCGGCGGGTAGCTTGGGTGCCCTCTGGGTCACAATCCCCTGCACACCGCAGCCAGTAGAGCTTCCAGCGGCGTGTGCTGGTCCATCTAAACGATGTGTACCCGTCGTTTCCTTCAGGTCTCCAGCCAAAGACCAAATGTCGATCGCAGCATCAGAGGGTGAGCCTGAACTCTCTGTGGATGAAGATTCGGCTGTGCTACCCCCTATGGGGATGGTAGTGTTGTCCAAATCCGATTTggaaatgatggctatgctttccTAGGCCACCAAGAGCGCCGAGTAACTACCCCTCACCAGCCTCAATGGCGGAGCCCCTAAAGGTTACATGCAGATTGCTCCTGTGGAGCaggccgttgctatgcaacttTGTCCTAACTCCACCAAAGGGGGCAATCCATGTCTCCCTTCCCGAGCCTCTAAGTACTCATCGGCTCTGACCAGCAAGGCTTACCAGGCTTGTGGGGAAGCGGCCTCTGCTTTACACGCTATGGCATTGTTGCAGGTTCATTAGGCCAAGGCACTGAGGGACCTGCACGACAGTGATTGAGGCCCAGTTCTTTGTGAGCTTCGTCCCGCAAAGGACCTCGCACTTTGTGTGATGAAGTTTACGGCGTGGTCCCTGGGTCATGCTGACCAAGCTGTCCCTGTCTTCCTGCGTCTTCGCGAAAGTTGCAGACACAGTCCTTGTTCCCATTAGAGAACACAGTGAATGGCTCATTTCAGCACAGTCccgggatcagttgtgcgaacacagggacttggtgctcagtcacctcagccggttgggtttTCGaatcaactgggaaaagagcaaactctcccctgcacagaggatctcttttctcgtaTGGAGCTGGACTCGGTCGCCCAGACAGCACGCCACACAGAAGAGCGTGCCCAGTCAGTGTTGAACTGCTTGAATTCGGTCAAAGGCAGGACAGCGGCCCTACTGAAATTATTTCAGAGGCTCTTGGGGCATATGGCAGCCGCAGTAACGCTGCTCGGCTTGCTTCATATGAAGCCACTTCAGCACTGGCTTTAAGGctgagtcccgagatgggcgtggcaacacGGCATTTACCAGGTGACAATCACTCAGGTCTGCTGGCAAACCTTCAGCCCAgggtcggaccctttgtttgTATGGGCAGGAGTTCCtctagaacaagtgtccaggcatgctatGGTTTCCACGGATGCATTGACCACCGACTGAGGTTTCAGGCAGTTTCAGGGATTTGGACGGGTCCGCAACTGTAGTGgcatatcaactgcctcgagtcgTTGGCAGTATGTCATGCACTGAGCCACCTAAAAAAGCCAAGACAGGGCAAATACATACTGATCCGTAATGACAACATTGTGACTGTTGcatacatcaaccgtcaaggtggtctaagCTCCCGttgcatgtcgcaactcgcccacCATCTCCTcctatggagtca
Above is a genomic segment from Megalobrama amblycephala isolate DHTTF-2021 linkage group LG14, ASM1881202v1, whole genome shotgun sequence containing:
- the LOC125246278 gene encoding uncharacterized protein LOC125246278, with translation MNRKTVPVSSSTLRRRTRVDVDKRLKQIRDDYINLTDFQVTTERDLVDVNRELSEESPDNQAYSDTATGLVFSEEEGGMEVDADIQEGFVIGSCDRPIQTSDSEHSEDERPETFSLSDSISNWAIHFGISLVALTALLCILRICHPDLPKDARTLLRTKTKYTILERAGGQYHYFGILSSLKNMLSKYLHTLADGFTLKLQVNIDGLPLFKSSSLQLWPILGLLLSVPMKEPVVIGLFCGPKKPSSAKEFLGDFVAELQQLEKGFEIEGKTLKLELDTVICDTPARSFIKNTKSHNGYHGCDKCSQPGKHINRRMTYPYTDYALRTDDSFENMVDEVHHHEGPHPFHGSSVGMVSQFPLDYMHLVCLGVVRRLLNIWLRGPLNFRVPANIADRMSAKLVEMRSYIPVEFARKPRTLRELDRWKATEFRQFLLYTGPVVLGTFLDRNMYSNFMLLFSGTAILVSPRLSCHTQYARTLLRSFVSHFGEIYGKDQLVYNVHALVHLADEVQRHGCLDAFSAFPYESYLNKLKRLVRKPDFPLAQIIRRLSEMRITDTPLNGTSFKKQHFVGPLVDGLSVKAQYGEMACDKWTVKVSTGDNVFVIGNEICIIHNIVECSDGVYVVYKEFSEKSLFFTYPFNSEYLNIHIISQTSDTLKCVKASELVQKCVALPHRDGFVAIPLFHTF